The DNA window TAGTTACTACTTATTAGATATTAATCCAAAAATTAAACCATAATACGCATTTTTTgatcttttattaattaactaatttactAATAGCTACTAAACAGAGTAAAGAAGcttacattcaaattaaattctcaCACTGGGAATGCAATCAGCCCAATGATGCGCTAACGTTAAAGTCCAGACTAGTTAAAGTCCACAAATAGCTCCGGAGCTTTTTAAAAAGGACTTGGCGAAGTCCGTATATGTCTGGCGATCCCGCCGCTCGGCTATTAGTagaaaagtagaaataaaatcCTTTTATACTTTCAAAATTCTTTTCGTTTTAACGAAACTTAGATTTAGGTTTTTTCTATCGCTTTTTAGAAAAGTCGCCATGTTTAATCCTCATTAAGAATATTTCACGTCATGGGCCCTTAGTACATTTGTATCTAATAGTTATCTTTTAATAGTTCTAGACTCAGAATATTGTGATAATTCATTAGCTGTATTGGCTCGCGCTCCTGCattaaatttggttttattcGGTACCTGTAAGTAAATTCCAAAACATCTTATCAATAGTGGCTCAGACATTTAAGAGGTGAACTACCAACAATAACACTCTCAAAAACTTTCTCTAAGAATCACATCGGCTACTAGTGCCTTGAAACAAACattaacttcaaaaaataatctctctatgcatttctaaaatattgaatattaaaaatatcgtgTTACTGCATCCTTAAACCATATGCCATCGCAGGTAGGCGGCAAAAAGCCGCAAAAAATGGTACCTTCTTACAAAAACAACCttagggcccatttagacgatgcgagaataTCTTACAAGTTACATACATTGTGCAGCCCCGCAGCTCGGGTATCTAGCGTGACATAtgatcgccagcaatgtattacaacttacACGATTTGTCTCGTATCGTCTAAATAGGCCCTTATTCACACGCTGAATACACAAATACACAGTTACAAGACTCTGAGGTACTCTTTACAATGGTTACCTTATATTGGTATGTTGCAATCGATTTTAATTCGAAAATTTTCGAACTTACTTAAGGTATGTTTCAAATATCTGAAATGCAAgtttaaaaatctttgaaattaaGAGAAATATGTAAGCTGTATTCTTTTCGCTAAAGTGCTAGGTATAGtaatcaattataaatattgtaatggtTTAAAAAAGTTACCATTAATTTCGGTAATCAATTATGGTGATATAGTAGAATAAATTATGGTATGTAGTCAGTTAAGAAACTCATTTAATCATTTACATGTAGATATACTTACATATCTATATAATTATTCTGATAACCTACAATCACAATACGCTATTTTTTGGCACTTGTGGTAAGAAGCCATGTCCTTCGGttcttataaaactaaaactatgcAACAAAGTAACAGTTATAACACGTGGTATTTTTTTCTCGTAAATTTTAAGTACATTGAAGTCCTTAGGTCCACAAACATGAAGTTAAAAAGACCAGTTCAATAACAAATTTTCGAACtgaattatttgttattatattatgtcatttatatcattcatcggccattgtaaataacagaattggggcccagggccctaattctgctgtttacaatggcCGGCCGATGAACgaatggtaattttatttaattttcactaTTCCTataattttaagcaattttCCAACGCCGGGCCAACAGGAGCCGGCCAGTCGTCGTATCGGCATGAAGGACCCGAAAGTCCGCCTCGACTTtatcacacaatttttttttatgaaaaagtcaACATTTTAATCTTCCAACTCAAGACATTGATACTTCTTTCTCAAACATATTATTACCTAGTCTAGTTCTCACATAATTGTTTTGCGTAAACGCTTCGGACTTGAAACCAATACTCTCTATAATTTTAGTGTTCAATCTTACAATGTTGTCTATGTAATTAGgtacaatagttttaaattgctatTTGCATAGCATAGGTGTAGCTGCGGGCGATGGAAACTATACTAGAATTAAAAACTTGAGGCAGACATGTAAATTAGGGGTCCTTTAGAAGATAGAGTTCTTAAAAATCTatcaattatttagaaaataggtGTTTTTTATGTATCATACGAATTGACTTcgtaaaagtttataaaaaaacaaaattctttttaGATATTCTTTTTCCACTGCGAAGGCCTTTCTTCCATTATTCCACTATTTCTGCCgctctattattattaaaaaaataatgataggCTTCCATTTGTTAACTTTTTAGCTCTCTATATAAATTATACGATTTTGtactattaaaactatttcgttTAGGCActgcaagtttttatttattattcaaacgataaaaaatatatgtaactaAAGATACACAAAACTCTATAGAAATAGAGGTTTTTTAATCCAATCTACATAAGACAATACTTCacacagtaaataataaatctcaaTAATATTATGGCAGTTGTGTAAaagtgacagcgctatacagaACGTAGAGTGGCATCTTTCTTACTCACCcaataatatatctttatacAGGACGGATAATAATTGTCGTTCACAGGCCAACAACAATTAACATCCTGTATCACACACACATACCTTTAAGTACCTTAAGGGCGTTTCGAGATCTAGTATTAAGGTCCAATTAATGTCTTGTCGACAATAACGAAATTACTCCTTAAATACTGAGCAAAACTCGATAAGTTATGCTTGTTCTTATAGCCCTTATCCGGATGTCAGACATCGGCTTGTTGTTAACAAGAGGATTTTAAAGAAGTCTTGGAATATgtcttatgtttttaaaatagtactGTTAGTTTTGATTTAAGTGAAAGAATTGAGTGGTTGAAAGTTTTAATCTTTGAGTTTATAAATGGAGGAAAGTATGTGgatgataaaaacaatattaatcaaGAAAGTAAAAAGTTCTCTCTTCtttcattcagaaaaaaatttaagtactatttttttacaaaagaatttgaaaaagctgaaatacaaaatcttaagttcaaaaatatttttatttaaaacgaaacttCTCTACTTCAGATACGTTATAGTAACGACTTGTTTAATGGTCTCGTTTCCCAAACTGCATTTCTAGAGAATTCATTTTTAGAGAATAGGCAagaaactttacaaataagacAAATTCGTAATATTACTTGGACAGGAAAACTGGGAAATAAACTTAACATCTAACTCCATATAAACACTGTCTAGAACAAAATATTGCAAACTGAAAAGCGATTTTGTACGAGAATAGGCTTTTAAGAGCATTTCGAAAACACGGAACTTTAACATTGAACAAAGTTCTAGACTGAAAACTAGTAAAATCTAGTGCAGATAAACTTCTCAGTTACGCTGTTGAGGACTACAAATTCTGGTCTTTTGGTCTTCAACTTTGTATCAAAAGACTAgcacctaaaataaaaattaagaaacattcttcatttttaattcattgaaaAGTATCACATAACTAATAaatctttcaaattttatctGTCCATAACTTACTGATCTTAGTATAACTTTAGCAGATGCATCGTTTCATAGAAATAACAGTAGTTTATAAGGGACAACCTCGTATTTCCGGTTGTAAGTAAGCCAGCAATGGAACAGTGAAAACATTTCCCACGATCGACTTAGTTCGATCAGTTTGCATCATAACGGATGAAATTATTACCAAtaaccattttaataattcagttAATCAAGTTaacagctttaaaaaatattcacagattataaagtttaatagtACGATGTTCAAAAGACCACGGTCCGAAGTAAAGTGAGAAAAAGTTTGAAAGGACCGattctttatttgaaacaagGACCAAAACCCGCCCCGTTAATTTTCTAAACTGTTCGGTCAACTCGCCAACTTGCTCGCGTTCCATTCTGGAACACGTTTCAATTCGAAATTCATATTTGGAACGCTCGCAACCGGTCGCCCTTGTAATAGTTGGCTGGTGTTATCAAAAAACCAATTTATCCTGGCCTATGTCACAATATGGGGGATTTCTTAAGTGTACGGAATAAGGAACGACATAGCAGTTGACAGGGGTCTTTTTATAATGGTCGCAAGTCGTCGGCAAGTGCACCGCGAACGAAAATATACGTCGCGCCGAGTTGTTTTGCCGCCTTATCACTACTGACAAAGATTTCATAATTCGAATGTCTGGTATATTATGCCTAAACCAAAGAAGATCTCAGAGGAAatcatgattttatttaaacagtttacATTTTAGGACAAATCGCACTCTTGGTgttgtcttaaataaaaaataaactacatgaTGACTATTTTGTCTCGCGAAAATGTCGAGTTTGTTATGTCGTGTCATAAGGATAAATATAGCTTCCAAGGTTTATGAGTGACAAACACTGTTTCCATACTAAAATCTACTAAGCGTGGTCTTTATAAAATACCACTACGTTCTTAGTAAGATTACCGTTagataaaaaacagttttaagttttgagttataaccaaaataaatatgtcaacCTTGAAAAGATTTATcgtgaaaataaactaaataaatataagcataaATAGGTTTTCGACAAAACAGAAATTCaagtttatgtaataattagCAACCTCATCATGATTAAGTAAATGGACGTTGAGGTTATAAAGTCCGTTTGTAAATTCGAAGTACTAATTAGTAACCTCCTTGGAAACGTACTTAATGTGTATTGACAAATCTGTGCAGACATGTAATAGGTATAAAGTAAATTCTTGTAACATCTGCGCGTGTGTCTGGTATAGAGCGCGGGCGTCGCGGGCCGCGCGGGGCGAAGGCGGGCTCTCGGCTCGCCAACTTAAAAATGCCGCCGCAGAGCCTCCGAATCGATACGACGCGCGTCACGTGCCGGCGACCGCGACCAATCGCCGCGCTcgggcgggcgcggggcgccGCGCGGGGCGGGCGCTGCCAGCGACAGTGCACGAGGACCAGCCGCGCCGGACGGACGCACGCCGCGCGCTCCCACCACTACACGAGTTTCACCGAAAACCGGTCCGATGCATCGTGACATGTTATAGTGTGCAGTGACGCCGCTATGAGTGCGTGGACGGAGGAAGTGATGTCCTGGCGGGACGAGCGGCTCGGACTCACCGAACTGAGGGAGCCCAGTACGAACAGAAGAAAACAACGCAGTGCGCCTTACAGACTACATCGGCCGCACTTGCCCGTGCCTCACGTGCCCGAGTTGCCGCCGGAGCCACAGGGAACGCACATCACAAGGTTGTACCCGGAACTGTTAGCTCTGATATTTGAGAGGCTGCCGGTCCGGGACAGAGGCCGCGCGGCGCAAGTTTGCCGCTCGTGGAGAGACGCAGCTGACCGGCGTTCTGTGTGGCGAGGAGTGGAGGCCGCGCTGCACCTGCGGAGACCAGCGCCCGTGCTGTTCGCGTCGCTGGCCAGGAGAGGAGTGCGCAAGTTACAAGTGCTGTCGCTGCGCCGGGGACTCAGGGATGCAGTCGCCGCGCTTCCGGGACTCGAATCCCTATCCCTCAGCGGGTGCTACAGTGTTACCGACGCTGCTCTGGCCAGTGCGTTTGCAGCTGAATTACCAGCTTTAAGAAGGTTAGATCTCTCACTATGCAAACAAGTGACCGATTCGTCGCTCGGCAGAATAGCGCAATCACTTAAAAACTTAGAAGAGTTAGAACTAGGCGGCTGTTGCAATATAACAGATACAGGTCTGTTGCTCATCGCCTGGGGACTTAGGAAATTGCGTCGCCTTAATTTACGATCATGCTGGCACGTGAACGACGCGGGGATAGCGCATCtgtgcggcggcggcgaggcgcGAGGGACCCCGGAACTGGAGAATTTGGGACTACAAGACTGCCAAAGGTTGACGGACGAAGCGTTGAAGCACGCAGCTACAGGTCTTCCTAAACTTAAATCCATAAATCTTTCGTTTTGCGTGGCGGTGACGGATGCAGGCTTGAGGCATCTCGCTCGGCTGCCGCACCTGGAGGACATCAACTTGAGGGCTTGCGACGGCGTGTCGGACGCGGGGGTGGCGCACCTGGCCGAGAGCGGTCGGCTGCGGGCGCTGGACGTGTCGTTCTGCGACAAGGTCGGTGACGAGGCGCTGTCGCACGCCACGCTGGGCCTGTCGGGGCTGCGCTCGCTGTCGCTCAGCGCCTGCCGCCTCACCGACGAGGGCCTGGAGCGGGTCGCCAGGCTATCACAGCTAGAAACGCTAAATATAGGACAGTGCACGAGGGTCACCGATAGGGGCCTGCGCGCGCTTGGGGACGGCCTCCGGAATCTGAAAGCGATAGACTTGTACGGTTGTACGTGTATCACTCCGCAAGGCTTGGACCACATCGTGAAGTTGCCTCGGCTTAGTGTACTTAACCTCGGTCTGTGGCATGTGCGGTGACCACACACACACCAGTAGTGTCTGTGCGCGCGAGTGTGAGTGCGACGGCCATGTTGTAGTGAAGGAGCGCCAAGGTTGTAGGTATACTCTGGACAGTGAATAAAGGAATTAACCAATTTTAAGATATTAAACTAACGAATTATGTTTTAGGATATGGGGCTGCATTCTTATGTGTCTGTTTCTCTGTCAGTTGTGTTATCTGTTGTGTCGATTTCAGTTTGTGTTACTTTGCAAAAAGACAACTTTGTGGTTAAGTTTCTTTGAGAAAGTTGCCCCAATACCTAGTCGCAATGTTGAGCCAGGcctttttgaatgttttctgttttcttttttatattccgTTGTTTGTTATAACTGGTACATGACGCAACGCCAACATGTTAATGTGTGaagttatgtaatttttaaaaaggtCTGGTTTATCAGAATAATTTGCTCCATTAGTTAGGTAGATATTTAGCCATTCTTCAAATTATCGATGTTTTTAATTCGATCTTATTCGTGAATTTAGGGAACTATCGAAATTGTTAAACGTTAGGTTTTTACGAATAATTTTGTGATGGTTGCGTGATTTGGGAGATGAAATATGATTTACAATGAGTACTTccaaataagtataaaaacgtGTGTATGTTAAGCGATAAGCcgattttaatattgcttttacaaaaccttttaccagaattgataattttattaatttttcacgTCGAAAGGCAGATTAACGCCAATCGTGTGGTTTTATACTGTTGTTGATTGTATCCTTATGAATAAATCTGTAGATTGATTATTGCCAAAatgagaatgaaaataaatggcAACACCACATCCTTAATCTGACTTGTTTGATTTGACTTCTGGTCCTTGTTTATTCGGATAAAAGGaccatttgtttttgttgttctatTTTGAGGTTATGAAAGCGTCCATAGATACATTTTGTTTGTCTGACGCGATGAGAGATGAATACTGATGAATTTCATCCATTCATCTTAAGctcttaaaactaataaataatgaaatcagCTGATAAAACTACTTCCGAAATTTTAGAAATGAGTTTTAAAAGTggattcttttaaaaatcttttaggATCGTATTATGTTGTTCTAAAAACAATCGTTCCTCAAAAACCAAGTTTATATTATCTGTATATGCAGTTTTATGTTAAATTCAAGGAAACAGTACTAGAAATACACTTTTTGTATAAACTTTACATCTAAAGTAAAATCTTGTCTCGAAACCACGTAAGAAAAACCCAAAATATTCAGTGACGAAATTGTTTTGCTCCAATTCTTCGTCTTACGTAACAAagaaactttttgttgtttattttgcaaaacaatGGCAAATCTGTAACTTCTTGTATTCAATTTTAAGACTTGACAATATTCTGATTATGCTTCCAAACTCATTATACATTAATATCATACTGTTAAGTCTGTTTATTCTGGTGAATCTTTTGTTCACTAACTAAACGAAGTTTGGAGTATTGCTGTCTTTTTCTAAAATGCAGCGGGAAAGAAGGACAACCATATATACTTATGGTgttatttgtgtataaatatgccagtttcaaagtaaaaactatttttgaagtTACTATATTTTGAGAACTCTCAATTAGGTTGCATTCTTATCTAAAGTGCGTAGGTGGATGTGTTAAAAAAGGGacactttatttatatactctgaaatataatttttgattatcaaaaaaatatctctgtcTAGCAGATCGTGGTTGATGACAGgtctgtcattttcatacattttctgaCAACGTAGAGATGTCATTTGGCTAAAGAAGCAGTTGGAAAGAGAACTCTACAAGTAAGCTGTCTCTTTCTAAATTCCGAGAATCTGAATTACGTTTAGTTAGTGCATAACAGAATTCAATCCatgtacattttgtttattttatctccCATTTATAGAGATCTCGTTAATACgtaatttttgatattattattagtgtttaattgttttagtgtataataatcGTATGAgatcgaattaaaaatatagaaatacgTTGTATACTTCATAAATACGTTGTTTTTGTACAAAACGAATGTAACATAGGAGGAAAGTGTATTAAAAGTCATCGTTtaagttacaaattaatattgacattttatttataatcctGAAAGCCTTTTATCATATAAAATGAATGGAAAAACATTCGAACATAGCTTTTTAAACAGCTAAACAATATGAGTTTGTTGacagttaaaaattaaacatttttttctattcagtAACAAAAACTGTTGAATTATTCTCATTCCTGCatttctcttttaaatattcaataaaaaattaaaccaaaccatatataaaatacaacttATTTTCAGTAAATGTAAACAAGCACTAAGTTCACAATTAGACTGGATGAACCgcgttttgcttttaattttacagtttgCCTCAGTAGCTTTTCTTTGAAGACAGTGGTACgtttttgatgttaaaacaaTTATGATATGAGTAATGatacaattaaaagaaaaactcaaCAAGAATACAACTCGCTACAAAATTGAAAGGAAAAGTAAAAAGAGATAATAAATATGGACACTACAATACAAGCAAGAcgttatcaaaacattttgataaaatgtttatgtgtttAGTTGCAGCTGTTCAACTTTTAGATAAAACAAATGTCGCTCTGCCCTTTGTATATCATTTTCAAAtagatgttaaattaaatacaatctatagttattaaaaactacattaacATCGTTTGATTACTAGAATTTTGACTAAATACACGGGCTATGGTACAttggattatttaataaaacgctgcaaaattgtttgaaacaaataaaacaaaatatttaagaaaaagtaaacaagcatcaatttaaacaaattctaTCGCTTCCGTTAAATTGAAATGCTAAGTCaattaaacttacaaaatctagtagaatattactattattctATTGcttaactattatattttgataccacagtatttaataaatcacaaatagcaaatcaatttttaaaaacaaaatattaatacgtactttttctaaatttaaaataactatagtCAGTTGAAGTTCTCAAAATCTGCACAGAAGTTTAACCCCATATTTCGacttataagtaataataataattaagaaacaagAGTCCTCACTCAGGCCAAAGCTctataattcttaaaaaaaaggacCGCAAAATTCAAAACGTTTAATAAGAACGTTATGCTGAACAGTCGCCATTTTGAAGATAAGAAATAACATGATAATCGCGAATGATAGCTGAGGTGATTCGATAACCCGTGTTTGCGAGGAAAACCGacaaatgtataatatatatgatATGTCTGATGATGTAATACTTATACTATGTGCTAGACTTGTGGGCTGGAGGACTAGGCTAGACTAGATTCTAAATAAACGTATGATTGAAGTATAAACCACCGATATTTAGTTTAGGTATTGttcatttaagtattattatacagaaacaGTATTCGGTATTTTATCTTTCCGTCTGTCCCGTCCTTGTGGTGAGACgaaaagacagacggacagtaACAATGTTGAAAGTTTCCAAGGTATTGTAGTTCTgttgttattttcaaaaacaaatataaaaaagagagGCTCAAGCAACTGGTATTACGATAGTATATTTGTTAGATGACAaagattcaaaatcaaaatcaaaattcatttattcaaattaggctactaagtagcactttttgaaggtcaggttacattggacagcacccagtttcgcccacccttcaccgcttcttaagtgcttttgctgtgagagaagaaactcACTTTGTTGATTGCTGATCcgattagtttttctttagattatttataaaatattattcaattacaaattttattaagaaaattaaatatcgcACTCGCATTTAACCGGTTTTAAACTATGACCCAGGTCCTTTTTTAACCATAGATACGATGTTCAACAAAATTCccatttgaattaaaaattatttatactggttttatacaaaatggatgaaaaatacatttccatataaataaaattattgtgtaataaatatacaggcatttataaaaacatagatGATGTGCAATTTAACTGATTTAACTgagatatcaaaattaatttatacataatttaaattttaaattactttaaaacacaaTACGCATTAAATAACGAaggtaatttataataaaagtatttgcaattttaattatgtaacattatatttctaaaaaacagaaatgaatgaaataattttattaatatttaatattattacatttgaaatgaattgtatgatttaaatagtttgaaaaggctagtaaatacaatttattcaacatcatattaaatatatttttcgttattgaataatttattggaaAAGTAAACTAGCCGTGTGACAAAATcggaaatgtaaaaaaaaaatatccatttgTTATAAATGTCTCTTCGTTAAGTCATTTCATGTCCAATAAAGACTAAAATGGAatctattgataaaaaatttaaaaaaatacgtgtagaaaaaaaatcctagataaaagattaaaaaagtactttaaaactAACTTACTAAGCCTACAGATAAAATTCACGGTATTATTACAGTTATTATggtgtttttaaaacataatcgGCTTTAgacatttcaatgaaataacagaaaataggaatttgttataataatctCATTTAATCCCTTGAAACTACCTGAAAAGCaccttttttaagaattttactaatattttaactgCGGAAATGTATGTGTAAGTTTATTGCCTGAACGGGTGGTTTGATTTCGGTGAAATTAGGTTTGGAGGTAGCTGAcaacttggattaacacatagtcTACTTTTATCCTTCATCGCTATAAACGTCACCCAAGCCGCGAGCAGCAGCTAGTCAtagaataaagtttaattatttaattggaaactagattttaacttttttgttcatCCTTTCT is part of the Trichoplusia ni isolate ovarian cell line Hi5 chromosome 7, tn1, whole genome shotgun sequence genome and encodes:
- the LOC113495802 gene encoding F-box/LRR-repeat protein 14 — protein: MSAWTEEVMSWRDERLGLTELREPSTNRRKQRSAPYRLHRPHLPVPHVPELPPEPQGTHITRLYPELLALIFERLPVRDRGRAAQVCRSWRDAADRRSVWRGVEAALHLRRPAPVLFASLARRGVRKLQVLSLRRGLRDAVAALPGLESLSLSGCYSVTDAALASAFAAELPALRRLDLSLCKQVTDSSLGRIAQSLKNLEELELGGCCNITDTGLLLIAWGLRKLRRLNLRSCWHVNDAGIAHLCGGGEARGTPELENLGLQDCQRLTDEALKHAATGLPKLKSINLSFCVAVTDAGLRHLARLPHLEDINLRACDGVSDAGVAHLAESGRLRALDVSFCDKVGDEALSHATLGLSGLRSLSLSACRLTDEGLERVARLSQLETLNIGQCTRVTDRGLRALGDGLRNLKAIDLYGCTCITPQGLDHIVKLPRLSVLNLGLWHVR